The Ptychodera flava strain L36383 unplaced genomic scaffold, AS_Pfla_20210202 Scaffold_37__1_contigs__length_1687728_pilon, whole genome shotgun sequence DNA window ATTCAAACGACCTTTGGTTCGGATTTCGATACTTAATATCAATTTCAAAGGCCCATGTTTGTGACAGATCTCATACTGCACGAgttgcaacattttgaaagcGAACACgttaagggaccgtctcagattgtcgcagaagttcaagaaacgaaatttcttcgtttagatcaaacccccctccccctaaacgaaacttcaaaagtgcgaaatgttcatgtctgcctgagagtacaatgttgcattttgctatagctactaaagacgcaTGTCCCTTGCCatgttacaattaaagtaatcgatcagatttgagtactaacaggacattttaccgcataaaagtttcattttattttactttcccttttttgaatctcttgtgctgttctttgtctttgtgaacacgcaatttgtacttggtaggggcggtaaataagcgagaaactttgacaagggggcccaggcatgttcaatcatattaaaacgactatgatcAGGTGCATTACAAGTGAGACTAAAGACATccagtggttagagcagacgcttataaatagcacatttaaaaaatgatacttttgtctttgtatatttgatgaatgaaaggttaaggatacaatgttactatcggtaaattgtgtttgtggcacaaacgagatggaaacagttacaaatttgttggcacgagtgtgcagtttttctttaatttaaaataaacacacgaaaacttgtgatcacaaaataaaagtgcgaaagtgaagttcactaattgaatggaggtcaaaccccctccccccctaaacgaatgaatttcgctttttgaacttctgcgacaatctgagacggtccctaaagaAAGAATTGGTGGTGAAAACCACTATACCTGTACTACATTGTTTGCTCAAACTTGAAATATGTTCCCCTTCTTCTTTAAATTAAAATCTAGCACTGATAGTAGATGTGtgacaatatacaattttgaggAAATGTTTGTACAAAAACGTACTCTGCTGTATGTTTCCTCATGTCAATTTGCAATACCTATAGAGTTCATAGagtcagtctctctctctctctctctctctctctctctctctctctctctctctctctctctctctctcctctcttaAGAGGAGCCTTTATCACTGGCAGCGGATTTCGATAcgcagatcaatatttgtaacaACCTGCGTTCTTTACCTGTTTTACATATGGGGTGTCATTTTATTCTCTAGGGCTATTTCGAGTAGCTTTGTGACGTAAtgaaactttattttctccTCAGGGACGCGAAGCAAAAATCCCGTATCAAAGTAAAAGCGTGTCTGTCTCCCCctgtttatctgtctgtctgtctgtctgtctgtctgtctgtctgtatgtctgtctgtctgtctgtctgtctgtctgtctgtctgtcatctGTCTGTCCACCatcggtctgtctgtctttttatctgtctatctgtctgtctgtcttcgtttctgtctttctttctgtctgtctgtctccctctccctctctctccatTGTAGACCAAAACTTGCAATATTACATCCCTTCTTCAAAAGCTCCCATTAAGTGGAGTTTTTATCACCGGCAGCGGGTTTCGATTCgctgatcagtgtttgtcaagacCTGCGTTCTTTACCTGTTTTAAGAGGGGTGTCATTTTATTCTCTTGGGCTATTTCGAGTAGTTCCGTGATGTAATGAAACTTTCGGTTCTGCTGAGTGACGCGAAACAAAAATTCGATATCACAAGTAATAGCGTCTACACATATCTAAAACCAATTTTCAGCCAATATTGACAGTTGATAAGGTAGTCGTTCCCTCGTCTACACTGACAGTAGAATAAAGAGTAAAAAATTACTACAAAATGATTGTCTTTCCAAAGATATTTTTATCTCGGGTTTTCAAAATAGTTTGGAGTATTTGTTATTTGTCACCTTTGAAATCACAAGTTATGGTACTTGCACAAGAGATTTTTAAACTTTACTCTCTACATGACCAATATATCTTTGCTACGTAATCATGACATGTAAACAAGGGAATGAGAATTATCAAAGGCaaggggccaaggaaaaaagtGGAGTCGACCGAAAAGGTGTTCAGGGTACTTCAGAATTCAATGTTCTGAAGAGGGGCCTCCAAAGTATCCGTCAATGAAAAAATTCTTATAAATCTCTCTGAACAGGGCAGAAAGAAAGTATTTGATGAACCAATTTTCTGAAGTTATCCAACGAAAAAAGTTGTGATGCAGTGACTTAAGATTAATTACAGTTTGTACCTGTTAAATCCATTGCTAACTGTCTACATAAAGACGCGGGTTCCGGTGACGTAGAACGACAAGAGAATAAATCTCGTAGTTTTCCTCAAAGACGAGAAACTTGCCTTGTGCATGCGATaagtacttttattttttaaataatatacATCTACAAAGTGACTTATTTAATATATGTGAATAAGCTTCAACTATATATGTTTTGTGgtaaatagatagatacatacatagatacatacatagatacatagatacatacatagatacataaatagatacatacatagatacatacatacatacatacatacatacatacatacatacatacatacatacatacatacatacatacatacatacatacatacatacatacatacatacatacatacatacatacatacatacatacatacatacatacatacatacatacatacatacatacatacatacatacatacatacatacatacatacatacatacatacatacatacatacatacatacatacatacatacatacatacatgtttgtatgtatgtatgtatgtatgtatgtttgtatgtatgtatgtatgtatgtatgtatgtatgtatgtatgtatgtatgtatgtatgtatgtatgtatgtatgtatgtatgtatgtatgtatgtatgtatgtatgtatgtatgtatgtatgtatgtatgtatgtatgtatgtaggtaggtaggtaggtaggtaggtaggtaggtaggtaggtaggtaggtaggtaggtaggtaggtaggtaggtaggtaggtaggtaggtatctatctatctatctatctatctatctatctatctatctatctatctatctatctatctatctaccttaCTATCTCTGTGTCTAGTCTGTTATATATTTGtcaatttatctatttatttatctcATATCTTTACGAAGACAACGGTCTTAACTGTACTACGGTAGAGTATTTCGTAAAAACATTGgacttattatatattattatagcTTTTTGTTTTCAACCCACAGAACCGTTTAGTAATGCCCATGCTTTCACCTGTTAGTAAATGTAGGCACATTGCTTATATGCAGATGCCCAAGAGTAGCGATATTGCATCGATTTACAGCCCTGCTTGTATACAACCTGTCAGAGGAACGAAAAGTAAACAAACTTTCAGAAAACTATCCCTCAAGGGCaatcaaatgtcaaatttctcAGTGCATCGGTTTCTGGTTCTATCCTGTTCTTCTCAAACAATCTTGACAAAACGGAGGCGAAATCTCAGATTTTCTTCCATCAGTGTTGCGTCAGGTCAGTTCAAGATACCCTAGAGAGCAGTTGAATGCATGTCATACCAATTCGTTCAAACCATTTCCAGCAGTGGTTCTCGTTTAGTAGtacaattcaaactttaagagtTCCTGTTTTGTAATGAACATGTATATAGGATTAAATCACATCTAAGAAATTGTGAGTAATGCAATCGCAAATCAGACTAATACTTCGTGATTTCAGTGGTATTTTCATTccggattttttttttattttaacaacaaaacagataaatatttgTGCCGATCATCGTACTTCAAATACATTTCACTTGTAAAGATGTTGATTGGTTCTACCATACAATTATGACACTCTCAATacaacatatttaataaaaTGGAATTCCATCTTAAGGAAATAATTCAATATTTGTCCAGGCATCACTTTAAAAAGACTATCTCTGTCGGCGGCAATGAAATTAATTTGGTGTTGTGTACAATAAATGAATAGCGTTTTCACTTACATCTTTGCTGTCCCTGAGTTGCTTCGTCCGCTGGAGGATGCTAGAGAATGAAAGCCGCTCTTTTGGCATATTTTGCCAACAAGCCAACATTAAGTCGTATCTATCAAAAAAGATTGTAATGTACTTGAAGCACAAACAGACATCCATTGATCCAATAGCAGGTAATAACGTATTTTAGTCCACGGGCTGGTGGGGCCAATCATACACTTCCCCAATAAACCTGTAGACTACAAttgggtattttttgttcgttAGGATATATTGAACaatgtaaggtttgtgttaTTTCATACTAGTTTCCTTAATATAGGGGAGACAATAGCACCACAACCCAagccatttttttcatttttcgcgATACATGCAAAGCAAAAACCAGCCCACAGAGGTAgtgtatgccaaaatatacaatataaaCATTTTATTCTAATTGTTGAGCAGATTCTAAAGAAGAAATTTATACCCATATCGTAGGTTTGTAGCcatgcacggtgggcccctccagccaaCGGactatttgtaaacaataaatcaTAATTATTGAATACTGTGCACCAGTAATGGCAAGTGTAAAAAAAAGCAAAGACATGAGAATGTAACTAAATTTCCAAAATGCCACAAACTCATCTGTAGTGCAGTTCAGTTATTAAAGGTGACACTTACAAGCTTTCGCCTATGTGGGTATATCTTTGTAATCGCATTCCTCTTTGAAGAAGAGATACTACTTCTGCTTGTGTGAGATTTTCAAATGGATCACAACCTTGTATATGTAAGATAAATAAATGCAACGCAAATGTTAATATTTCTAAAAACCTATCCTagcaaaaattaataaaaaattattcatatcatGCAAACCGTATATAAGGCACTTTCTTCGGGAAAATCCTAGTTATACAGAATGCAAGGCATTGATTTTGATGCAAAGCACTTGAACATCTGATATGACCTATGTCACCAAAAACTGTACATATGGTTGTTCATTCAATCGATGTACATAAAATTTAGCGTCTTCAATATCGTTCTACACGTTTTCCCAAACACAACATACCTAGGGTTGCGATTTCCCAAAGTACAACGCCAAATGACCACACATCAGATTTTACACTGAAGGTCCAGTTCGCTAGTGACTCAGGAGCCATCCAGGGATATGGAAGCTCGCCCTTCAAGGAAGAAAGAACACTGTCGCGCTCGAAATATATTTGCTGTGTATATACTATATCACAGTTATGCAAGGTAGAACTAGTTATTCTAGCACGGGAGGTGTTATTTTTAGTTGTTACTCTACTAGTGTCATACTCATGAGTGACCaatatttatcattaaattattttgttaagtaatttttctttgttttaatgGAAAATTAACGGACAGGTTCCGCACTCTTGTTCATCTTTGCTGGTCAAAGCATACGTTGTTTCGTTATGTACATGCTCCACCGGTCAATATAGGAAAAAAGTTTAAAACACTTAATATAGATATCTTGCTTGTCTCTTTCTACATCAAAACACATGTTTTGCTACACAACAATATGTTGGTAATGTTATATGTTTGACGACCACGCTGGGAAAATATTATTCGGGCATCAAGCCCTCCATATTAATTGCAAGTCATGATTGCGACAACATgtttgctgataattttcatAGCAAAATAAACACTATACATACCCGTTCAACTAATTTCATGAATCTATTCCCGTCGGTTACGTCACTGGTGTAGCTTAGATTTGATATCTTACATGTCAGTTCGTTACATACAAGAACGTGTTTTGCAGCGAGAAATCTATGAATGATCTGATGGAAAATTAAGAAAGAGAATGATTTCATCGAactttttttagattttatttaTGTAATATAAGCAACCCGGAAAACATCTAATTAAATAGCTTGCTCTCTATATTTGCGTGATATGGTGATGTAATATTATTgttattgggttaaattgtctGTTATCGTATTCATcgcaattttaatatttcaaaattattccgCATAATGACACCTTTATTGACCACTTGCCGATTGTCGTACACATAGATAGGGAAAAAAATAGAAATCAAGAATTTTTggataaaatgataaaataagttCGACTTCAAGTTATGAACTTATTATATAATGATCATTAACAAAAACAGTGATAAATAGCTTATAATTAATTGATTATGATctgaattaaaaatattttttcttcaatgatTACACTTGAGACTTACCCTATGAGACGCAATGTGTTTCATTCCATTGGCAATGTCGACCGCAAAAGAAAGCAGTTGTTCTTGGCTGGCTGCATTGTTGTCAATTAGAAATTTAGCTCGATTCCTCTGAAGGTAAGCTTTTAAATTACCGTGTTGAGAgtattccaaaatcaaatagggCATTTCTGTAACAGAATGTATTTAAAAGATAATTTGAGTTCCCTTTTACCCTGTCGACTTTATACCCAGCCAGGTCTGTTATTTACATATTATTGTAAATACGACCGCAAAATGGAACTATATTTCACGAATCACAAATTTCACATAGAAAAGGTCAGCAAATGCCACATACCTTTCTTTGTGCTGTAGGCAAGAAGAGATATCACATTTCTATGGGAAATGGTTTTCATCAGTTCAACCTCTTTCCGGGCAGTGTGTGCAGTTACCATTTTGTTATTGCCTAAACTATATgtgcaaatattaattttagaaAACGCCAGCAGAACAGTCATACTGTAATAGCATGACCATATGGTTTCCAGATTTTACATGCAGACCTTTAATTTATCTGATAAATGTATTCGACTTTGTTAAGGATGACGGCAGAATTTCAGAAACTCACCTTTTGGAATCTTGATAGCAATTTTCGTGGGGGATTTCTCCTTGCCAATCAGAGACGTTTCCCCAGCGAAGACATCGCTGAATTCCCCTGTGTAAAGTACATCCTTTATCCTCACAAAATTACGATTAACTTCGAACACATTTTGCCCTGGCGTAATGTATTCAGACTCGAAAAATCCGTCCAACTCTTTGTAATGCTCGACAGGTACCTACAGCGATAAAAAGTAGTATAGTACAGATTTTTAATGTTCTGTCTTTCGTGAGGTACTCATACATCAGGTGCCGCAAACTAAGCtattcgtgcaaaaaggtgttggTGCGCAGTTTTTCAACGGGcaggaaaatttcaaaattaatcagCGGGTGAGGAGAAAAAaccgatatttactgtgggcgggaagaaatttcatttttttcactggGCGGGGAGAATTTTGGACTGTGGGTACCGAAAATGCGTATGGTAAAGCCGTGGTTGATAGAAGGTAAGGGAGATTAAGCCCCTAagttagaggggagcaatgttccaggTATACTAATAGCTGCTCGCACGGTTTTGCGTTGTTCGAGGTTGCCTAGAGGGCATCTGTTCGGCAATGGGAGTTTCATTAgtgggagagggcagtggggagcttgaattgttgtggggagcggggagcgggcagaccatagatactggaggcaGCGGGCATGAacattcagtgggagggcatatttttcCGTGTGTCCCAGTGAGATGGCAGTTACAAACAGCtttactttcccctccaaattttaggtcaaggttaaaaataaataaaatttgtatattagCCTTCaatacatgttttgtgatgattttgagaattgatgaaatttaccagtttgcGGCACCTGATACATTCTAACCGATGTAAATTGTGCAAGTACAATTACACCCTGGTAAGGTTATGCAAACTTACGTCTTCCTTCTCTCGAAGGGCTCGTAATCTTGGCAGGAGGCTTGTAAATGTCGGTCGATCATTAGGCCGTTTTCTCCAGCACTGTAGCATTAAATTGTACCTGGCGATGAGGTTTAACGGagaacgattttttcatgtaaaaaatgaaataaatttcagCAAATGAATAAACGGGCAACTTAATTGAAGACAAATTGCAAGAGATGCAATAATGTTAAGACAGCctgaaaaagtctaaaaaaataaaaaacaatgaaaacataaaattgaaaacaatcatgacaacttttctCCGCACAGATTTAGCTTTAATTTGTATGACCTATTTGGAGCAAATTGGCTCAACCATAAATGAGTTTAGTTCTCTTGTTTACGCACATACTTATATCGATTGGAATTCTGCGGAATGGCTGTTACATAAGGTTGAGAACCCTAAAAATGGGCAATGATTTTGTATTactctttgtaagacagttaTGATCCaaataaagcaagacaaattgtTGGTTTCATGAATTCATCTATATATGCAGCACTAACATTCATCAAGCAGAGAAAACTATGCAGCCTTAGTAAAGTCGTCAGGAACGACATTTGAAAAATGACGAGCATGTAATGACCAAGATATTCCACAAAGTTTGCCGTGTACCATGAGGTAATAACTGCATTCCTGGGTCCGTGATCGTAGCGAGCGACTAACCATGGAGGAAGAATAGAACTGATTCATCTCGTTGAACTAACGTATGCGtgaacaaaagaaaaataaaccaTGGGGGTTCCGACTAGTCTTTACTTTAACTAGTTTTCTGTCACGGTATCAACCGATGCACGACGGTCAGTTATTAACCCCACGGCCAATATGGGTCAAGAGTGCTCGGCTATATTATAACCCTGCCACGAAGAGCGGACTAGCGCGCATGTAAACGCCAGAGAAGTAGCCGAGGCCCATAACACCATACATTTGGTGCATAAGCTTCAATGAAAGTAGCCCACGGTTAATGGAAAAGACCAAGAGTAGCCCAACCTAAACTTTCCTTATTAAACGTACACTCACTCTGTCAATAAACTACATTTGACTTAAATGGGTGAGATAGAAAAGCATGCCAATATATCCcatgaaatactgaaacaaATCTTCCAGAAACAAATAACAATcacatacaaaagaaacaaaagcatACGGGACACACTGGTAAAGGCAAGACATAACAAACAACCGAACAGCAACGGCCGCTGTAACAGCGTCTTAAAAAGAAGCTTTAACCATAGACGTGCCGCATATAGTTGTGCGTTTTTGACCTACCACATATAGTGGTACGTCTATGCTTTAAGATAAAAAATGTTATATCCTAACGAGACTGTTAGAAGAGCAAAACAATTAAACATGAACCAACCAATTCAAGTAAAATACATAAttcaagcgactgatgaagtAAATACTTAGGGTTTAGAAACGAAAGCGTCAATGGATCATAGCGACCAGGACGTAATCGACCCGGCTTCGTCTCGCAATGGACGTACCACAGATCTGCTGTTCGTCCACGGTCTCGCAAAGGCTTATTTTTTACACTAAAAAGCCCACACATATTCCACAAGATGAATATACATGTTCTACACTTACATACCCACTGAACAATTATACATTTATACCATACCACAAACCATCGAGCACACAACgccaaacaaaatttaatagcCGATTTGTGAAGCCGCCTTGCCTTAGTTTACTTGTAACGTGTCATTTTTCTGTCTCTTTCGCCAAACTACAAATGAGACTTTTAATTACAATATAAATTGCTTTCCAATCACCTATCGAAGCATGTGAAGGGGAGGGTAAGATTGCTAGAAAAGCCAATTTTTACCAATTAGTTTCAAGAGTCTGGCAAAAAAAAGGTGCTAAAAGCGTGCGATAGATATATTGACGAGATAAACATTGAGAACAGTAGGATTAGAGGTGTGACTGGTCCAACGTGTTCAGTGTCTGTGttgggaaaagttggaatgatcaaatattgaatgtacataaaataataaacaataCTTTTTAGGCATATAGGGTGGTAGACTTTGAAAGCCAGAGATATTCGACAACAATGAGACAGACGTAaatatcatcagcaaataaAAGTATACTCAGCAATGGTGTACATTAGAAGAGGTAGCCTTTTTAACGatgaatgaaaaaatcaaaaaatagaTTAGGAAATAAATGCTATAAAGATAAGCTCAAACTCGAAGGTGGTCGTCATTTGAAGCTAAAAAGCTTACACGTCTTCATCCACATAGTCTGGTTTAAGTAGTCTGTATCCTCTTTTAAGTTTCTCGGCAACATCTTCCTTGCAATGGCCAACGTATGGCGTTAAGCCTGATGAGAATAGTTTAAAAATTAACGACAATATTAACCTGTACTCAAACATTAATATAGAGAACAATTTaagacttaaaaaaaaaaaaaactcaaacaATTCCATATAGTAAACGCTTCTTTGAGATTAAATTCATATCAAATTAAAGCAGTATCAAATTAAAGTTAGGCACATGAAGTGTGCGACCAAATTTCATCCTCGCCCGTGTTGCTGTACGAGTAACTAAACTCGTAATTTCCTTTCTTGATATATCACCATTTCTTTAATATTAGCCTTTTATGGCAAAGTCGAGAAGTTTCTAACTTACAGTGAAGAAAAATCTTTAATATATAACTTGCCTAAAATGTCCTTGTGTGTATGTTTTGGTTATGATTTTAGAATTGTATGGAATCACGTGAATCATTTGGTATGTTTATTTAATCCACTATTTACCGTATGTAAATATTTCCCACAAAGCTACTCCGAAGCTCCAAATATCAGTCTTTGTAGTGAAACTTCTTTCCTCGAAAGTGTCCAGAGCAATCCATCTAAAACACAGCTCGCACTGAAGTTAAATGGTAAAAGAGATACATAAATATGATACGTTTCCAGGAACTCGTCTAGTTTCCCTCAAGCTGTGTACATAAAAGTAGTAAATATTCCCTCTAGCCAATACTAGGACTCGACGTATGTCCTTATAGTTAACAGGTAGTTTTTATACTTCACTTACCTCATTAGTGATCCGGAAAAACTCAGAATCAGTGATAACGCCTTTTGAATAGTTGAAATGTGATACTTTACACCTTAGTTGGTCGTCGAGTAATATGTGTTTTGCAGCAAGGTATCTATGGACGACCTTTCAGGACATATAAATGAGTTATACAAATTAGTACATATTACTATCtattatcaaaagtttgtttgacccgtttgcaatttttcaatattcaaataataTTCATTTTCTCTTTATGCTTAAGACGTATAAAATAATATATCAATGTTATTATTTTAAGTAATGAACGTAAGTGTACCCTTAAGAAAGTTGTTGAAGTATATGCAgccatgttgttgttttct harbors:
- the LOC139127816 gene encoding tyrosine kinase receptor Cad96Ca-like is translated as MVTAHTARKEVELMKTISHRNVISLLAYSTKKEMPYLILEYSQHGNLKAYLQRNRAKFLIDNNAASQEQLLSFAVDIANGMKHIASHRIIHRFLAAKHVLVCNELTCKISNLSYTSDVTDGNRFMKLVERGELPYPWMAPESLANWTFSVKSDVWSFGVVLWEIATLGCDPFENLTQAEVVSLLQRGMRLQRYTHIGESLYDLMLACWQNMPKERLSFSSILQRTKQLRDSKDELLKFELYY